Proteins encoded within one genomic window of Methanolacinia paynteri:
- a CDS encoding PAS domain-containing sensor histidine kinase, whose amino-acid sequence MNKENRRIAVVIMACSLLFGSMFWIFSACLEYLYIREYFNSLVLHYPGSFMDSVFFNISSYSLYNRLLFLFGCIAGGVIVSFYVIRRIEAENALVHSEKQLKAIIDSAFDVKILVDREGRILKMNDKAAAYLKKGEDELAGSLLYDLLTDGRREKRKEQFENVLNTKMPVQFDEEFDGRFYRLIIYPVKDNGGDVSSVAVTLRDITPEKKIEEEIRQDREYLALAMTSAGITIWEMWEKTKKMVVMSPDEISGGFEKKRTVNSYRDFWDSVHPDDRDMIGDALKDHFEGRTKIYSALYRMKNPKGEWRWMNSFGKIVERDNEGSPVKLIGIRVDVTNLHEYRETVIKANKKLNLLSEITRHDILNQVTAIRLSEELLLAGDYLEKNSEEWDLFEIIFRATAMIEEQITFTKDYQNLGISSPGWQNVSELISRIEKDANLMNIEITDNTGGLEIYADPMFEKVLFNILDNSSRHGGAKRITAWYELNKKRCTLIIEDDGCGIEEDLKEKIFGRGFGRNTGIGLFLVREILDITGISIRETGIPGQGARFEILIPRAAFRRTEE is encoded by the coding sequence ATGAATAAAGAGAACCGGAGGATTGCAGTTGTAATTATGGCGTGTTCCCTCCTTTTCGGTTCCATGTTCTGGATCTTTAGCGCCTGTCTTGAGTACCTCTATATCAGGGAATATTTCAATTCGCTGGTGCTTCATTATCCCGGATCGTTTATGGATTCGGTTTTTTTCAACATTTCGTCATATTCGCTGTATAACCGGCTTTTATTCCTTTTCGGCTGTATAGCGGGGGGGGTGATTGTTTCTTTCTATGTAATCCGCCGGATTGAAGCGGAAAATGCCCTGGTGCATAGCGAAAAACAGCTGAAGGCAATCATCGATTCCGCCTTTGATGTAAAAATCCTGGTAGACAGGGAAGGGAGGATTCTAAAGATGAATGACAAGGCCGCTGCATATTTAAAAAAGGGAGAAGATGAACTGGCAGGGTCCTTGTTATATGACCTGTTGACAGACGGAAGACGGGAGAAGAGGAAAGAGCAGTTTGAAAATGTCCTGAATACAAAGATGCCGGTACAGTTTGACGAGGAGTTCGACGGCCGGTTCTACAGGCTTATCATTTATCCTGTAAAAGACAACGGAGGTGATGTTTCATCAGTTGCCGTTACACTGAGAGACATCACTCCGGAGAAGAAGATCGAGGAAGAGATCAGGCAGGATCGCGAATATCTTGCACTTGCAATGACAAGCGCAGGTATTACAATATGGGAGATGTGGGAGAAAACCAAAAAAATGGTAGTAATGAGCCCGGATGAGATATCCGGGGGATTCGAAAAGAAAAGAACTGTTAACAGCTACAGGGATTTCTGGGATTCAGTTCATCCAGATGACCGGGACATGATTGGAGATGCCTTAAAAGATCACTTCGAAGGCAGAACGAAGATCTATTCTGCTTTATACCGGATGAAAAATCCAAAAGGGGAATGGAGATGGATGAACTCATTCGGGAAGATTGTCGAGAGGGATAACGAGGGTTCTCCTGTAAAGCTGATTGGCATAAGGGTGGATGTGACGAATCTTCATGAATACAGGGAGACTGTAATTAAGGCCAATAAAAAACTTAACCTTTTATCCGAGATCACCCGTCACGACATACTTAACCAGGTGACCGCCATCAGGCTTTCGGAGGAGCTGCTTCTTGCCGGGGATTATCTGGAAAAGAATTCTGAAGAATGGGATCTTTTTGAGATAATATTCAGGGCAACCGCGATGATAGAGGAGCAGATCACGTTTACAAAAGATTACCAGAACCTCGGTATCAGCTCCCCGGGATGGCAGAATGTATCGGAGTTAATTTCCCGAATTGAAAAGGATGCCAACCTGATGAATATTGAAATAACTGACAATACCGGGGGCCTTGAAATTTACGCCGATCCTATGTTTGAGAAGGTTTTGTTCAATATTCTCGACAACTCCTCCCGTCACGGCGGTGCAAAAAGAATAACCGCCTGGTACGAACTGAACAAAAAGAGGTGCACTCTTATAATCGAGGATGACGGGTGTGGGATTGAAGAGGATTTAAAGGAAAAGATATTCGGGAGAGGGTTCGGAAGGAACACCGGAATCGGCCTGTTTCTTGTCAGGGAGATCCTTGACATCACAGGCATAAGCATACGTGAAACAGGAATTCCGGGTCAGGGAGCCAGGTTCGAGATTTTAATCCCCCGGGCGGCTTTCAGGAGAACTGAGGAGTAG
- a CDS encoding NDR1/HIN1-like protein, with protein sequence MQESKEPSIEIASVGIGDIGIESTTLNVALSINNPMPLGGTLKSVKFGVFLLKQDTESFLGNGEKDNVRIEGGGVTRAEIPVKLKNAAVISAAGGLIGGDLDIVIRGTAAVDLKIAAPEIPFEKKVKINGFLKG encoded by the coding sequence ATGCAGGAGTCAAAAGAACCTTCGATAGAGATCGCATCTGTCGGGATCGGCGATATCGGGATTGAAAGCACCACACTCAATGTAGCTCTTTCGATCAACAATCCCATGCCCCTCGGGGGTACCCTGAAATCAGTAAAGTTCGGAGTTTTTTTACTAAAACAGGATACCGAATCCTTTTTGGGAAACGGTGAAAAAGACAACGTCAGGATCGAAGGAGGGGGAGTCACCCGGGCGGAGATCCCCGTAAAGCTGAAAAACGCTGCAGTTATTTCAGCCGCAGGCGGACTGATAGGAGGCGATCTTGATATTGTTATCAGGGGTACCGCCGCAGTCGACCTGAAGATCGCCGCACCGGAGATCCCTTTTGAAAAAAAAGTTAAGATCAACGGTTTTCTGAAAGGATAA
- a CDS encoding ABC1 kinase family protein: protein MVTRLRRYGQIVDVGIKYGFGIFLDEIDPDATKRKFFDKKTKPDERSVYERMRLALEELGPTFVKFGQMLASRTESLPPELVREFKKLHDHVGPVPFEELRPTIERYCGPIDETFEFFDETPLAAASIGQVHRGILKDGTIVAVKVQRPNIRETIETDTLIIESMAKRYERVNPAVRAYNLSAMVDDFSKMIKKELNFVSEGKNADIFRRNFAGRERIKFPKIFWKYSGPECLMMEFIDGIRVDDVDGIRFMGYDPTDFASLGFTAYLKMIFEDGFFHLDPHPGNLKVTPSGELAFLDLGAIAIIRPERRDLFIKLLLAIVDTDVNLIVETFQKLGVNITEDNEDDIKDQLYYALFDVEGIELESVDAGSALESIPRIMNLYKIQIPGTLMSLLKVIVMVLSIGTELNPKFNFYGEARPYLREILEARYLSRSSFQKTSHTLLESAESIMKLPKIINRTLDRMAKGNIQVDIVAKDVENLSSTIERASDKILMGLVSSALVIGASIVMFSADFEYSDYLIALTVIIYLIAFVLGLATLIKVLYRDKKK from the coding sequence ATGGTTACCCGTCTTAGAAGGTACGGCCAGATTGTCGACGTCGGGATCAAATATGGCTTCGGAATATTTTTGGATGAGATCGATCCCGACGCCACAAAGCGAAAATTCTTTGATAAGAAGACAAAGCCGGATGAAAGGTCGGTATACGAGAGAATGCGTCTCGCCCTCGAGGAACTTGGCCCAACATTTGTAAAATTCGGCCAGATGCTTGCATCGAGAACCGAATCCCTTCCTCCTGAGCTTGTAAGGGAGTTCAAGAAGCTTCACGACCATGTCGGTCCGGTTCCGTTTGAAGAGCTCCGGCCGACAATTGAGAGGTACTGCGGACCTATTGACGAGACATTTGAATTTTTTGATGAGACGCCTCTTGCCGCGGCTTCGATTGGCCAGGTGCATCGTGGCATTCTCAAGGACGGGACAATTGTCGCTGTAAAGGTGCAGCGCCCCAATATTAGAGAGACGATAGAGACCGACACCCTGATAATCGAAAGTATGGCCAAGAGGTATGAACGGGTCAATCCTGCAGTCAGGGCCTACAACCTCTCAGCAATGGTCGACGATTTCTCGAAGATGATCAAAAAGGAGCTGAATTTTGTATCCGAAGGAAAAAACGCCGATATATTCCGGCGTAATTTTGCCGGCAGGGAAAGAATAAAGTTTCCTAAGATCTTCTGGAAATATTCCGGCCCCGAATGCCTGATGATGGAATTCATCGACGGTATAAGGGTCGACGATGTGGATGGGATCAGGTTTATGGGTTATGACCCGACTGATTTTGCCTCTCTCGGTTTCACGGCATACCTTAAGATGATCTTCGAGGACGGATTCTTCCATCTCGATCCGCACCCCGGAAACCTGAAGGTAACTCCCTCGGGTGAGCTAGCATTCCTTGACCTGGGGGCTATTGCGATAATCAGGCCTGAGAGGCGGGATCTGTTTATTAAACTCCTTCTGGCGATCGTAGATACCGATGTCAACCTGATAGTCGAGACCTTCCAGAAGCTCGGCGTTAATATTACCGAGGATAATGAGGACGATATAAAGGACCAGCTCTATTATGCCCTCTTCGATGTCGAAGGCATCGAGCTTGAAAGCGTTGATGCGGGTTCTGCTCTCGAATCGATTCCGAGGATCATGAACTTATACAAGATCCAGATCCCGGGAACCCTGATGTCGTTGCTGAAGGTAATCGTAATGGTGCTTTCAATTGGAACGGAGCTGAACCCGAAGTTCAACTTCTATGGCGAGGCCAGACCTTACCTGAGGGAGATCCTGGAGGCAAGGTATCTTTCAAGGTCGAGCTTCCAAAAGACCTCCCACACGCTTTTGGAGAGTGCAGAGAGCATAATGAAGCTTCCGAAGATTATCAACAGGACACTCGACAGGATGGCAAAGGGAAATATTCAGGTTGATATAGTTGCAAAGGATGTCGAGAACCTGAGCAGCACGATAGAGAGAGCGTCTGACAAGATCCTTATGGGACTCGTATCCTCGGCACTCGTTATAGGAGCATCTATTGTGATGTTCTCAGCAGACTTTGAATATTCCGATTATCTCATAGCCCTTACGGTTATAATCTACCTGATCGCCTTCGTCCTGGGCCTTGCAACGCTTATAAAAGTCCTGTACCGGGATAAGAAGAAGTGA
- a CDS encoding PAS domain S-box protein gives MVDMDSYAEELSRVIEILKENPRGLSVTDIAAQISVNRNTVSRYLDMLRISGQVDMKTYGKAKVFFISQRAPISAMINFSSDMVAVIDRDLAVAQVNDSFCEFLDIKREDIIGKELRNSPLVGFDHPVINERIMAALEGKESTDEIRIMKVDEEKYFKIRLIPTVLNDSTPGVTLTLEDITKRKKAEEALISSERNYRSLVEEINDAIWDLDDNARFTYVSPRTTEILGFQPSELIDKPIYEILNEEGKSALDRCIRECRNNGGGPEIFNCSVMHSNGHKIILESSLCRRYDEFGIGTGYRLVSRDVTEREKAYRGLFKWKSFLNSVVMNIPAMVLVKEVKKGTYIFFNRETEEFFGINSASATGKMGWELFPDKFVEYLISGDREVSSTGAPVSMSELRLKISGKNERIIKSRKVPIFGMDNRLDYILTLLEDITEDKRAEEEIIAQRDQAQSYLDLAGVMIAVVDRQGRLTRINRYGCRMLGVTEDQIIGKNWFETVIPAGRRDHLRKQYSRIIAGEISPPQSEEGVIITSGGGEIPVLWHNSIIKSPEGEITAIVSSASQNIS, from the coding sequence ATGGTAGATATGGATTCCTACGCTGAAGAATTATCAAGAGTCATTGAAATTCTAAAGGAGAATCCCCGTGGGCTTTCCGTTACCGATATTGCCGCGCAGATATCGGTAAACAGGAATACCGTTTCAAGATACCTCGACATGCTCCGGATATCGGGCCAGGTTGATATGAAGACATACGGGAAGGCAAAGGTGTTCTTTATATCCCAGCGTGCTCCGATTTCGGCCATGATCAACTTCTCCTCCGATATGGTCGCGGTAATAGACAGGGATCTGGCCGTTGCCCAGGTAAACGATTCGTTTTGCGAATTCCTTGACATAAAAAGAGAGGATATAATCGGAAAAGAGCTCAGGAACTCGCCTCTTGTAGGCTTCGATCACCCGGTGATAAACGAGAGGATCATGGCCGCGCTTGAAGGAAAGGAGAGCACCGACGAGATACGGATTATGAAAGTGGACGAGGAGAAGTACTTCAAAATCCGACTGATTCCGACTGTTTTAAACGATTCCACTCCCGGTGTGACCCTCACGCTTGAGGATATCACGAAGAGAAAAAAAGCTGAAGAAGCGTTAATCTCGAGTGAAAGGAATTACAGGTCGCTTGTTGAGGAGATCAACGATGCGATATGGGATCTTGATGACAACGCAAGGTTCACATATGTAAGCCCCAGGACTACGGAAATACTCGGATTCCAGCCTTCGGAGCTTATAGATAAACCAATTTACGAGATCCTTAACGAAGAGGGGAAGTCGGCCCTCGACAGATGCATCCGTGAATGCCGAAATAATGGCGGCGGTCCGGAAATTTTCAATTGCTCGGTAATGCACAGCAACGGCCACAAAATCATACTCGAATCAAGCCTCTGCAGGCGGTATGATGAGTTCGGAATCGGAACAGGCTACAGGCTCGTATCAAGAGATGTGACAGAGCGGGAAAAGGCATACCGCGGGCTCTTCAAATGGAAATCCTTCCTGAATTCGGTCGTCATGAATATTCCTGCGATGGTTCTTGTAAAAGAGGTAAAGAAAGGCACTTATATCTTCTTCAACAGGGAGACCGAGGAGTTCTTCGGTATAAATAGTGCTTCTGCCACAGGAAAGATGGGGTGGGAGCTCTTTCCCGACAAGTTCGTGGAGTACCTCATTTCGGGGGACAGGGAGGTTTCATCCACGGGTGCACCCGTATCAATGTCAGAACTGAGGCTGAAGATTTCGGGCAAAAACGAGAGGATAATCAAATCCCGCAAAGTTCCGATCTTCGGGATGGACAACAGACTGGATTATATCCTGACCCTCCTTGAGGATATTACAGAAGACAAAAGGGCTGAAGAGGAGATTATTGCACAGAGGGACCAGGCACAGAGCTACCTTGATCTCGCTGGTGTCATGATTGCCGTAGTTGACAGGCAGGGCCGCCTGACCCGCATCAACCGCTACGGGTGCAGGATGCTTGGGGTCACTGAAGACCAGATAATCGGAAAAAACTGGTTCGAAACAGTCATTCCTGCCGGGAGAAGGGATCACCTGAGAAAACAGTATTCGAGAATTATTGCGGGGGAGATCAGCCCCCCCCAGAGCGAGGAAGGCGTCATTATTACATCCGGTGGCGGGGAAATACCCGTATTATGGCATAATTCTATAATAAAAAGCCCAGAAGGAGAGATTACTGCAATAGTATCGTCCGCGTCTCAAAACATTTCATGA
- a CDS encoding PQQ-binding-like beta-propeller repeat protein: MNHYSGKILFGGIIVLAFVLFVQASSAAAGGYGPQLEWMKEYPVEEIEILSVCESADGGYYAAGAGPEGRLVMKLDSEGNTLWKKYIQGSDENGSIKMVKESPAGGLMLFADGENLIKATDDAVFEWEFHHPVGKVSSVDATPDGSGVLAGTYFQGFLTEVASDGTEAWNRTLGDPESGGQYILRSVQNDPDGGFIIAGYINPILVLSDYNGFLMKTDADGEKIWARQYSGNTSGMLLSVAPVYSGGYAAVRLQTMAGEDNSTVAVPSVLFMNADGEVTGSAGYNASVSYVYHIENAGDNGYYLTGIKFEELLEDDEYKVLRTDLSGNVIWEKGLDDVALNGFTATSEGGFLVGGISYDGNTSVLAKYAVDNTSKEASGFGLVPAFAAFVFAAVYLVFRKGSE, translated from the coding sequence ATGAACCATTATTCGGGGAAAATCCTCTTTGGCGGAATAATTGTTCTTGCATTTGTTCTTTTTGTGCAGGCGTCCTCGGCCGCTGCCGGTGGATATGGGCCTCAGCTCGAGTGGATGAAGGAGTATCCGGTTGAAGAGATCGAAATATTGTCGGTATGCGAATCCGCGGACGGGGGATACTATGCAGCAGGCGCCGGTCCTGAAGGAAGACTTGTAATGAAGCTCGATTCTGAAGGCAACACGCTGTGGAAGAAGTATATTCAGGGGAGCGATGAAAACGGAAGCATAAAAATGGTCAAGGAATCGCCGGCCGGCGGTCTTATGCTCTTTGCTGACGGTGAGAATCTTATTAAGGCAACAGATGATGCCGTATTCGAATGGGAGTTCCACCATCCTGTAGGGAAGGTCTCTTCGGTCGACGCCACACCTGACGGCTCCGGTGTTTTGGCCGGAACTTATTTTCAGGGATTTCTGACTGAGGTCGCTTCGGACGGAACGGAGGCCTGGAACAGGACCCTGGGAGACCCTGAAAGCGGAGGGCAGTATATCCTGAGGTCTGTACAGAATGATCCTGACGGCGGCTTCATAATCGCAGGATATATCAATCCCATACTGGTGTTATCGGATTATAACGGATTTCTTATGAAGACCGATGCAGACGGTGAGAAGATCTGGGCAAGGCAGTATTCAGGAAATACGTCGGGAATGCTCCTGTCGGTCGCCCCCGTCTATTCGGGAGGTTATGCAGCGGTACGGCTTCAGACCATGGCTGGTGAAGACAATTCAACAGTTGCGGTCCCGTCAGTTTTATTCATGAATGCAGACGGCGAAGTGACAGGCAGTGCCGGTTATAACGCATCCGTTTCCTATGTCTACCATATCGAAAATGCAGGCGATAACGGATATTATCTGACCGGAATAAAATTTGAAGAGCTGCTTGAAGATGATGAATATAAGGTCCTCAGAACCGATCTCTCAGGCAACGTAATCTGGGAAAAGGGGCTGGATGATGTTGCACTGAACGGTTTTACGGCAACGTCCGAAGGCGGTTTTCTGGTTGGAGGCATCAGTTATGACGGAAATACAAGCGTTTTAGCTAAATACGCCGTAGATAACACCTCCAAAGAGGCTTCGGGCTTCGGTCTCGTTCCTGCATTTGCGGCATTTGTCTTTGCCGCAGTATACCTGGTTTTCCGGAAAGGATCTGAATAA
- a CDS encoding type II glyceraldehyde-3-phosphate dehydrogenase: protein MIKVAVNGFGTIGKRVADAVSAQTDMEIIGVSKTRPSHEAMIAQKRGYPLYIADISKKESFEKAGMKVAGTVEEMVRAADIIVDATPGGVGAGNKAMYEKYGKMAIWQGGEEHEVAGYSFNSSCNFADARGRQFARVVSCNTTGLCRIIKLADTTFGVKKVRATMVRRGADPGDAKRGPVDAIVLNPVTIPSHHGPDVQTVLPDIDIVTTALVVPTTFMHMHIIQMDLKETGDREKFLKMIADHPRIGLVKGYTGIKSTAELKEYASDLGRPRSDLWESCVFEDSVSIVDGKELYLFQAIHQEADVVVENVDCIRAMTGGASTAEESVAMTNRALGFETI from the coding sequence ATGATAAAGGTTGCCGTAAACGGATTCGGGACCATCGGCAAGAGGGTCGCGGACGCCGTCTCCGCACAGACCGATATGGAGATCATCGGAGTATCCAAGACCAGACCGAGCCATGAGGCAATGATTGCACAAAAACGCGGGTACCCTCTTTATATTGCAGATATCTCAAAGAAGGAAAGTTTCGAGAAGGCCGGGATGAAGGTGGCGGGAACCGTCGAGGAGATGGTCCGGGCCGCAGATATCATCGTCGATGCAACCCCCGGCGGAGTGGGGGCCGGAAACAAGGCGATGTATGAGAAATACGGCAAAATGGCGATATGGCAGGGAGGAGAGGAGCATGAGGTCGCAGGATATTCCTTCAACTCGTCGTGCAACTTTGCGGATGCAAGAGGACGCCAGTTTGCAAGGGTCGTATCGTGCAACACCACCGGACTGTGCCGTATAATCAAACTTGCGGATACCACATTCGGTGTTAAAAAGGTCAGGGCTACGATGGTGAGGCGCGGAGCAGATCCCGGCGATGCAAAACGCGGGCCTGTGGATGCGATTGTCTTAAACCCCGTAACCATTCCGTCCCATCACGGCCCCGACGTCCAGACGGTTCTGCCCGATATCGACATCGTGACGACTGCACTCGTCGTTCCGACCACATTCATGCACATGCACATCATACAGATGGATCTTAAAGAGACGGGAGACCGGGAGAAGTTCCTTAAAATGATTGCCGACCACCCGAGGATCGGCCTTGTAAAGGGATACACGGGAATCAAGAGCACCGCAGAACTGAAGGAGTATGCATCCGATCTCGGAAGGCCCAGGTCAGACCTCTGGGAATCGTGCGTCTTCGAGGATTCGGTGTCCATAGTAGACGGAAAGGAGCTCTATCTCTTCCAGGCGATTCACCAGGAGGCCGATGTCGTCGTAGAGAACGTGGACTGCATAAGGGCGATGACAGGCGGGGCCTCAACGGCCGAAGAGTCGGTCGCGATGACAAACCGTGCCCTCGGTTTTGAGACGATATAA
- a CDS encoding tetratricopeptide repeat protein: protein MSEKNPEGSLKTESDQNLIDELFEEEKDQYLAKNYSEAKKTLEKILELDKGNIQALDDICYLCYKLKNYEEELVYFNLYLEHISKDNPKFNDVLRKKGITLSVLNREAEAIECFDEVIGLDRDNMDAYYSKGISLAKLGKYKEAIECFDDVIGLDRDNMDAYYSKGISLAKLGKFKEAIKCFDEIIRLDSDNKEAYYKKGIYLSKNNDDDAAIKCFDKVLSFDPCNQEANKKAYISKGISLRKLKRYEESIECFDEVIRIDPYNVWAYINKGNSAKQLKYYGLSLQALNRALEAIEKVNQNEKEKEKQKYQIYIEKGNVLIELLKYADAIYDIKRALEIMNDDPKGLVRMGVSFSRLGDDAEAIKCFDKALQVTEKNIKESSGKKEDGVRYYLDSLVSKGVSFSRQGRDNAALKCFNVVIDCFQENSDKEQQNEKDKEECSDEKYIIEINNYFIGNPEIKKTLQGKKLNALNNKGRALFNQKKYTEALKCFEKAADQEKNYWKAFYSKGILLMEWENCPDENRYQNALESFNIAISIDPSNPELHAQKGNALMMLDRFEEADNSFNTALRIDKSCASAYTGLGSSKARKELMIEELKCQKKLLEGITNAVEGTQNNLSKLSKKMESSLDHVSTLFYVQFALGVFLLFLAVFLPFFGLGDIFIGALSAVGGTALVATSITTAPGKIQKNRIDYSQWLIAYYNWIHTHHGLSSYLLGEIKKSQKQADLINTGTPDDWQKIEKMYKYLNEVSITTIQQMELFCEFPLKDKNNDAYIELLKGVRPQEEDEAASDNTEDPKKSPDPSSSAGKK from the coding sequence ATGTCTGAAAAAAATCCTGAAGGATCTCTTAAAACTGAATCTGATCAAAATCTAATAGATGAACTCTTCGAAGAGGAAAAAGATCAATATTTGGCTAAAAACTATTCTGAAGCAAAGAAAACATTAGAGAAAATTCTTGAACTGGATAAAGGTAATATTCAGGCCCTGGATGATATTTGTTATCTTTGCTATAAATTGAAAAACTATGAGGAAGAATTAGTTTATTTCAATTTATATTTAGAGCATATTTCAAAAGATAATCCTAAATTTAATGATGTACTAAGGAAGAAGGGAATCACTTTAAGCGTTCTAAATCGCGAGGCTGAAGCTATAGAATGTTTTGATGAGGTTATAGGTCTTGATCGTGATAATATGGATGCATATTATAGTAAAGGCATCTCCTTAGCTAAACTTGGAAAATATAAAGAAGCTATAGAATGTTTTGATGATGTTATAGGTCTTGATCGTGATAATATGGATGCATATTATAGTAAAGGCATCTCCTTAGCTAAACTTGGAAAATTTAAAGAAGCTATAAAATGTTTTGATGAAATTATTCGTCTTGATTCTGATAATAAAGAAGCATATTATAAAAAAGGCATTTATTTGAGTAAAAATAATGATGACGATGCTGCAATAAAATGCTTTGATAAAGTCCTCAGTTTTGATCCTTGTAATCAGGAAGCTAATAAGAAAGCATATATTAGCAAGGGAATCTCCTTAAGGAAATTAAAGCGTTACGAAGAATCAATAGAATGTTTTGATGAGGTCATCAGGATCGATCCTTATAATGTATGGGCATATATAAACAAAGGAAATTCAGCAAAACAGCTTAAATATTACGGGCTCTCTCTTCAGGCCTTAAATAGGGCTTTGGAAGCTATAGAAAAGGTCAATCAAAACGAAAAAGAAAAAGAAAAACAAAAATATCAAATCTATATTGAGAAAGGGAATGTTTTAATTGAGCTGTTGAAATATGCCGATGCCATATATGACATTAAAAGAGCTCTTGAAATAATGAATGACGATCCGAAAGGATTAGTCAGGATGGGAGTTTCATTCAGCCGTCTTGGAGATGATGCTGAAGCAATAAAATGCTTTGATAAAGCTCTTCAGGTTACTGAAAAAAATATAAAAGAGAGTTCTGGAAAAAAAGAGGATGGCGTAAGATATTATCTGGACTCACTGGTCAGCAAAGGGGTTTCTTTTAGCAGACAGGGGCGCGATAATGCTGCATTAAAATGTTTTAATGTGGTTATTGACTGTTTTCAGGAAAATTCAGATAAAGAGCAACAGAATGAAAAAGATAAAGAAGAATGTTCTGACGAAAAATACATTATAGAAATTAATAATTATTTTATAGGAAATCCTGAAATTAAAAAGACTCTCCAGGGAAAGAAGTTAAATGCTTTAAATAACAAAGGTCGTGCTTTGTTTAATCAAAAAAAGTATACTGAGGCTCTTAAATGCTTTGAAAAGGCAGCAGATCAAGAAAAAAATTACTGGAAAGCCTTTTACAGCAAAGGGATTCTTCTTATGGAATGGGAGAACTGTCCCGATGAAAACAGGTATCAGAATGCTTTGGAGTCATTTAATATCGCAATTTCAATTGATCCATCAAATCCGGAATTACATGCACAAAAAGGCAATGCGCTGATGATGCTCGACCGTTTTGAGGAAGCGGACAATTCTTTTAATACAGCACTTAGAATCGATAAGTCCTGTGCATCTGCATATACCGGCTTGGGATCTTCTAAGGCAAGAAAAGAGCTCATGATAGAGGAGCTCAAGTGCCAGAAGAAACTGCTTGAGGGTATTACTAATGCAGTTGAAGGAACCCAGAATAATCTGTCTAAATTAAGCAAAAAGATGGAATCCAGTTTGGATCATGTATCTACATTATTTTATGTCCAATTTGCACTGGGCGTATTCCTCTTGTTTCTGGCGGTATTTCTCCCCTTTTTTGGTTTGGGAGACATCTTTATTGGTGCCCTTAGTGCAGTAGGTGGCACTGCGCTTGTTGCAACCTCAATTACTACTGCCCCTGGAAAAATCCAGAAGAACAGAATCGATTATTCACAGTGGCTGATTGCATACTACAACTGGATTCACACTCATCATGGATTGAGCAGCTATCTGCTCGGCGAGATTAAAAAGTCTCAGAAACAGGCTGACCTGATAAATACCGGAACACCAGACGACTGGCAGAAGATTGAAAAAATGTATAAATATCTCAATGAAGTCAGTATAACAACCATCCAGCAGATGGAACTCTTCTGCGAATTTCCGTTAAAGGATAAAAACAATGATGCCTATATCGAACTTCTTAAAGGTGTCAGGCCACAGGAAGAAGATGAAGCTGCCAGCGATAATACCGAAGATCCAAAAAAAAGTCCTGATCCCTCTTCTTCAGCTGGGAAAAAATAA